The following coding sequences lie in one Oncorhynchus nerka isolate Pitt River linkage group LG14, Oner_Uvic_2.0, whole genome shotgun sequence genomic window:
- the LOC115123807 gene encoding small ribosomal subunit protein eS19 produces the protein MPGVTVKDVNQQEFVRALSAFLKKSGKLKVPDWVDIVKLAKHKELAPSDENWFYTRAASTVRHLYLRGGAGVGSMTKIYGGRQRNGVCPAHFSVGSKNVARKVLQALELLKMVEKNPNGGRRLTAQGTRDLDRIAGQVAAAKLPPKAAPTV, from the exons ATGCCTGGTGTCACAGTGAAAGACGTCAACCAGCAGGAGTTTGTCCGTGCCCTGTCAGCTTTCCTGAAGAA GTCAGGAAAGCTGAAGGTCCCAGATTGGGTGGACATTGTCAAGCTGGCAAAACACAAGGAGCTGGCCCCCAGCGATGAGAACTGGTTCTACACAAGAGCTG CTTCCACAGTGCGCCACCTGTACCTGCGTGGGGGTGCCGGTGTGGGCTCCATGACCAAGATCTATGGTGGTCGCCAGAGGAACGGTGTGTGCCCTGCCCACTTCAGTGTCGGTTCCAAAAACGTGGCCCGCAAGGTGCTGCAGGCCCTCGAGCTTCTCAAGATGGTGGAGAAGAACCCCAACGG TGGTCGCAGACTAACCGCCCAGGGAACCAGAGATCTGGACAGGATTGCTGGCCAG
- the LOC135574976 gene encoding adenosine receptor A1-like — MEHMWLNSVSQCVVSVSVIVVSVRMSMGGGGMEEDGGGQGGGGHTRSGSVSACLKLCLGWVGAVGGAVGVPVSVLLNLRSPQCLYTCITLVCCPLLVRQFTVCLLLLMTLNSHLKHRMGSRYSLLVTRRRALCVVLLCWVASVLSSFAQFIGWNVLDTWGGEEGWLDGLGLDGIPPGNWTSPPPRPMPPKYNQDRSVIGKYLPYGGFLSKFYVEDLHNFTYAEIHGSHWGVCAPDTVLSPQFLVCVYGVTVFLLPLMGLLAIYLDLVCVMPRQDPDGPGSGPQKRRSPRARSLGLSLCLLVLLCLPLHITHSLLLFSPGTLPPTWAFPLVSLLSQLYGLVPPLLFTIPTQRVGAEQVPLPLPHLAPTGGKTVGGALCSAVQAASCSLKGRLCPDVCV; from the exons ATGGAGCACATGTGGCTGAACTCGGTGAGTCAGTGTGTGGTATCTGTGTCGGTGATCGTGGTGAGTGTGAGGATGTCTATGGGTGGTGGTGgaatggaggaggatggaggaggccAGGGTGGAGGTGGTCATACCCGGAGCGGGAGTGTTTCTGCCTGCCTGAAGTTGTGTCTGGGCTGGGTGGGGGCAGTGGGGGGTGCGGTGGGGGTTCCTGTCTCTGTGCTGCTGAACCTGAGGAGTCCCCAGTGCCTGTACACCTGCATCACCCTGGTGTGCTGTCCTCTGCTGGTCAGGCAGTTCACTGTCTGCCTGCTGCTGCTCATGACCCTCAACTCCCACCTGAAGCACCGCATGGGGAGCAG gtACAGTTTGCTGGTGACACGTCGGCGGGCCCTGTGTGTGGTCCTGCTGTGCTGGGTggcctctgtcctctcctcctttgcCCAGTTCATCGGCTGGAACGTCCTGGACAcctggggaggggaagagggatggcTGGATGGGCTTGGGCTGGACGGCATCCCCCCAGGCAACtggacctcccctcctccccgtcCGATGCCTCCCAAGTACAACCAGGACCGCTCTGTGATCGGGAAGTACCTCCCTTACGGCGGCTTCCTGTCCAAGTTCTACGTGGAGGATCTCCATAACTTCACCTATGCAGAGATCCATGGGAGCCATTGGGGGGTGTGTGCCCCCGACACTGTTCTCAGCCCCCAGTTCCTGGTCTGTGTCTATGGGGTGACTGTCTTCCTGCTCCCCCTAATGGGCCTGCTGGCCATTTACCTAGATCTGGTCTGTGTGATGCCCAGACAGGACCCTGATGGTCCGGGCTCTGGCCCCCAAAAACGCCGCTCTCCCCGTGCCCGCTCCCTaggcctctccctctgcctccttgtCCTCCTGTGTCTGCCCCTTCATATCACCCACTCCCTCCTGCTTTTCTCCCCAGGCACACTGCCCCCGACCTGGGCTTTCCCGCTGGTCTCGCTCCTGTCGCAGCTCTACGGTCTggtgcctcctctcctcttcaccatTCCCACACAACGGGTGGGGGCCGAACAGGTACCCCTACCTCTGCCCCACCTGGCCCCCACAGGGGGTAAGACGGTGGGCGGAGCCCTGTGTTCAGCTGTGCAGGCGGCATCCTGTTCACTCAAAGGGAGGCTGTgcccagatgtgtgtgtgtaa